The Gadus macrocephalus chromosome 13, ASM3116895v1 genome includes a window with the following:
- the tpra1 gene encoding transmembrane protein adipocyte-associated 1 homolog: MGLDIMLDVVRFAQYNGSTTPSPLENISTFPTWQPDTEANISKPHRCLQVLYEDIGDSRVRFWDLLLLVPNVAFFIFLMWKLPSARAKIRLTSSPIFITFYLLVFVVAAVGITRAIVSMTVSASSAATIIDKVLWEITRFFLLAIELSVIILGLAFGHLESKSSIKRVLAITAVLALAYSITQGTLEIRYPDHHLSAEDFNIYGHGGRHFWLASSCFFFLVYSLIVILPKTPLRERLSLPSKKSFYVYAAVLSLLNLVQGLGSALLCAGIIEGLCCVDVTTFLYFSIFAPLIYITFLRRFFGSEPKILFSYKSQMDEPEDSDVHLPPTSAAGMGRKEQPDQGLYYSSTQIDGSGPATAGAYLDDVVSGSVFSINRWRPINV, from the exons ATGG GCCTCGACATCATGCTGGACGTAGTGAGATTTGCGCAATATAATGGCAGCACTACACCTTCGCCTTTGGAGAACATATCAACATTCCCAACCTGGCAGCCCGACACTGAGGCCAACATCTCTAAGCCCCACAGATGTCTTCAGGTTCTCTATGAAGACATTGGGGACTCAAG GGTGCGTTTCTGGGACCTGCTGTTGCTGGTGCCAAATGTGGCGTTTTTCATTTTCCTGATGTGGAAACTCCCCTCCGCCAGGGCCAAGATCCGCCTTACCTCCAGTCCCATCTTCATCACCTTTTACCTGCTG GTTTttgtggtggcggcggtgggaaTAACAAGGGCCATAGTATCCATGACAGTGAGCGCTTCCAGCGCAGCCACTATCATAGACAAG GTGCTGTGGGAGATCACTCGGTTCTTCCTGCTTGCTATTGAACTGAGCGTCATCATCCTCGGCCTCGCTTTTG GGCACCTGGAGAGCAAGTCCAGTATAAAGCGCGTGCTGGCCATCACTGCTGTCCTCGCTTTGGCCTATTCGATTACACAG GGCACCCTTGAGATTCGGTATCCAGACCATCATCTGTCTGCGGAGGATTTTAATATCTATGGCCACGGAGGGAGACACTTCTGGTTAGCCAGTTCCTGCTTCTTCTTTCTG gtGTATTCCCTGATCGTCATCTTGCCTAAAACTCCATTAAGAGAACGGCTATCACTGCCAT CTAAGAAGAGTTTCTATGTGTATGCTGCCGTTCTCTCTTTGCTGAACCTCGTCCAGGGCCTGGGAAGTGCCCTGCTTTGTGCTGGGATCATAGAGGGACTATG CTGTGTGGACGTCACCACCTTCCTTTACTTCTCAATCTTCGCTCCTCTCATCTACATCACGTTCCTCCGGAGATTCTTTGG CTCAGAGCCCAAGATCCTGTTCTCCTACAAGTCCCAGATGGACGAGCCCGAGGATAGCGACGTCCACCTGCCTCCCACCTCTGCCGCCGGAATGGGCCGCAAGGAGCAGCCCGACCAGGGCCTCTACTACTCCTCCACGCAGATCGACGGCTCGGGGCCCGCAACGGCAGGGGCCTACCTGGACGACGTGGTCTCCGGCAGCGTCTTCAGCATCAACCGCTGGAGGCCTATCAACGTgtaa